In the genome of Notamacropus eugenii isolate mMacEug1 chromosome 5, mMacEug1.pri_v2, whole genome shotgun sequence, one region contains:
- the SF3A3 gene encoding splicing factor 3A subunit 3 has translation METILEQQRRYHEEKERLMDVMAKEMLIKKSTLRDQINSDHRTRAMQDRYMEVSGNLRDLYDDKDGLRKEELSAISGPNEFAEFYNRLKQIKEFHRKHPNEICVPMSVEFEELLKARENPSEEAQNLVEFTDEEGYGRYLDLHDCYLKYINLKASEKLDYITYLSIFDQLFDIPKERKNAEYKRYLEMLLEYLQDYTDRVKPLQDQNELFGKIQNEFEKKWDNGTFPGWPKETSSALTHAGAHLDLSAFSSWEELASLGLDRLKSALLALGLKCGGTLEERAQRLFSTKGKSLESLDSSLFAKNPKSKGTKRDTERNKDIAFLEAQIYEYVEILGEQRHLTHENVQRKQARTGEEREEEEEEQISESESEDEENEIIYNPKNLPLGWDGKPIPYWLYKLHGLNINYNCEICGNYTYRGPKAFQRHFAEWRHAHGMRCLGIPNTAHFANVTQIEDAVSLWAKLKLQKASERWQPDTEEEYEDSSGNVVNKKTYEDLKRQGLL, from the exons ATGGAGACCATCCTCGAGCAGCAGCGGCGCTACCATGAAGAGAAGGAGCGGCTCATGGACGTCATGGCCAAAGAAATGCTTATTAAGAAGTCCACG CTCCGGGACCAGATCAACTCGGACCATCGCACTCGGGCTATGCAGGAC aGGTATATGGAAGTCAGTGGGAATCTGAGAGATTTGTATGATGACAAGGATGG GTTAAGAAAGGAGGAACTCAGTGCTATTTCAGGACCAAATGAATTCGCAGAATTTTATAATAGACTCAAACAGATAAAAGAATTCCACCGGAAGCACCCAAATGAG ATTTGTGTGCCAATGTCAGTGGAATTTGAGGAGCTCCTGAAAGCCAGAGAAAATCCTAGTGAAGAGGCACAAA ACTTGGTGGAGTTCACAGATGAAGAAGGATATGGCCGCTATCTGGATCTTCATGACTGCTACCTTAAGTACATTAACTTAAAAGCTTCTGAG AAACTGGATTATATCACATACCTGTCTATCTTTGACCAGTTATTTGATATTCCCAAGGAACGGAAGAATGCAGAGTATAAGAG GTACTTGGAGATGCTGCTTGAGTACCTCCAGGACTACACAGACAGGGTAAAGCCCTTGCAAGACCAGAATGAACTGTTTGGGAAGATTCAGAATGAATTTGAAAAGAAGTGGGACAATGGTACCTTCCCAGGCTGGCCG AAAGAGACAAGCAGTGCACTGACCCATGCTGGAGCCCATCTTGATCTCTCTGCCTTTTCCTCCTGGGAG gAGTTGGCCTCCTTGGGTCTGGACAGACTGAAATCTGCCCTCTTGGCATTAGGACTGAAATGTGGCGG TACACTGGAAGAGCGAGCCCAGAGGCTGTTCAGCACTAAGGGCAAGTCCCTGGAATCACTTGACTCCTCTCTCTTTGCCAAGAATCCCAAATCAAAGGGAACAAAAAG GGACACTGAGAGGAATAAAGACATTGCTTTCCTTGAAGCTCAGATCTATGAATATGTAGAGATTCTTGGG GAACAGCGGCATCTCACTCATGAAAATGTGCAGCGCAAACAGGCACggacaggagaggaaagagaggaggaagaggaggagcaaaTAAGTGAGAGTGAAAGTGAAGACGAAGAGAATGAGATTATCTACAACCCCAAAAACCTGCCCCTGGGTTGGGACGGCAAA CCCATTCCCTACTGGTTGTATAAGCTGCATGGCCTCAATATAAACTATAACTGTGAGATCTGTGGCAACTACACCTACCGAGGACCCAAGGCCTTCCAGCGGCATTTTGCG GAGTGGCGTCATGCTCATGGTATGAGATGCTTGGGCATTCCAAATACAGCCCACTTTGCTAATGTGACCCAGATTGAAGATGCTGTCTCTT TGTGGGCCAAATTGAAACTACAGAAGGCGTCTGAACGGTGGCAGCCTGACACCGAG GAGGAGTATGAGGATTCCAGTGGAAATGTTGTGAATAAGAAAACATATGAGGACTTGAAACGCCAGGGACTGCTCTAG
- the FHL3 gene encoding four and a half LIM domains protein 3 — protein sequence MSEAFDCAKCGESLYGRKYIQAEGGPHCVPCYDGTFANTCAECKELIGHDSRELFYEDRHYHEGCFRCCRCEKSLADEPFTCQDNELLCNECYCSAFSSQCSACGETVMPGSRKLEYGGQTWHEHCFLCSGCEQPLGSHSFVPDKGAHYCVPCYESKFAPRCARCSKTLTQGGVTYRDQPWHRECLVCTGCQTPLAGQQFTSRDDDPYCVNCFGELYAPKCSSCKRPITGLGGGKYVSFEDRHWHHSCFSCARCSTSLVGQGFIPDGDQVLCQGCSQADL from the exons ATGAGCGAGGCCTTCGACTGTGCCAAGTGTGGGGAGTCCCTATATGGCCGAAAATACATCCAGGCAGAGGGTGGCCCCCACTGTGTTCCCTGCTATGATGGTACCTTTGCCAATACATGCGCCGAGTGCAAGGAGCTTATTGGACATGACTCTCGG GAACTATTCTATGAAGATCGCCACTACCATGAAGGCTGTTTCCGCTGCTGCCGCTGTGAGAAGTCCCTGGCAGACGAGCCTTTTACTTGCCAGGACAATGAGCTCTTGTGTAACGAGTGTTACTGCAGCGCCTTCTCCTCCCAGTGCTCAGCCTGTGGGGAGACTGTCATGCCTG GGTCTCGGAAGCTAGAGTACGGGGGTCAGACCTGGCATGAACACTGCTTCCTCTGCAGCGGCTGTGAGCAGCCCCTAGGCTCTCATTCCTTTGTGCCAGACAAGGGTGCTCACTACTGCGTGCCTTGCTATGAAAGCAAGTTTGCCCCTCGATGTGCCCGCTGCAGCAAG ACACTGACACAAGGTGGAGTGACTTATCGTGACCAGCCCTGGCACCGAGAGTGCCTGGTCTGCACTGGGTGTCAAACCCCCCTGGCTGGCCAACAGTTTACATCCCGGGACGATGACCCCTATTGCGTGAATTGCTTTGGGGAGCTCTACGCACCAAAATGTAGCAGCTGCAAGCGGCCCATCACAG GACTTGGCGGGGGCAAGTATGTGTCATTTGAGGACCGCCACTGGCACCACAGCTGCTTCTCTTGTGCCCGTTGCTCCACCTCCCTGGTGGGCCAGGGATTCATACCCGATGGAGATCAAGTTCTCTGCCAAGGATGCAGCCAAGCTGATCTCTGA